The Flammeovirgaceae bacterium genome contains a region encoding:
- a CDS encoding type II toxin-antitoxin system HicB family antitoxin: MRNLTYKVLLTKEPEGAYTATVPALPGCITYGNDVDHAIAMAKEAIELYIEHLKARGESIPDDSQTLEYSINLNLKTA; encoded by the coding sequence ATGAGAAACCTGACCTACAAGGTGTTGCTTACAAAAGAACCTGAAGGTGCGTATACGGCAACCGTTCCGGCTTTACCGGGTTGTATTACCTATGGAAATGATGTTGACCACGCTATTGCTATGGCCAAAGAAGCTATTGAATTGTATATAGAACACCTGAAGGCGAGGGGCGAATCCATTCCAGATGACAGTCAAACGCTGGAGTACTCCATCAATCTGAACCTCAAAACGGCTTGA
- a CDS encoding S41 family peptidase: protein MSENIHNSPNQIRLPFVLFFGLAAGIFLGASFGYRKPSGDVGKDVQKLREVLTYIQDKYVDDIKTDKLVDESIKHLLTKLDPHSAFIPASDRIAANEDLRGNFDGIGIEFNVFQDTIVVVAPLSGGPSEALGIRSGDKIIEVDNKNVAGIGITNADVMKLLKGPRGTEVKVTIKRSGVNEPLTFTIIRDKIPQYSVDVAYMVDPETGYIKISRFAATTYEEFAKAFKELQQAGMKKLVLDLQGNPGGYMNVAIEMADDFLKEGKKIVYTSGKDKRLNTNATSTRRGIFEEGALIILVNEGSASASEIVAGALQDNDRALIVGRRTFGKGLVQHPFDLSDGSELRLTISRYYTPSGRSIQKPYTDEDEYALDIMERYKKGEFFHADSIKFNDSLKYTTANGRTVYGGGGIMPDYFVPLDTTLNSHYLNELYTSTSLQEYTFTYAEKNKAELEKKGFEYFLTKFVVTDQMLNDLVKVGQRNKVKPDLKELNTKKKLFQIHVKAQIARKIWNNKGLYPILNETNEIFLQALKLFDRIPELDRSAM, encoded by the coding sequence ATGAGCGAAAACATTCACAACTCCCCCAATCAAATCCGATTACCATTTGTGTTATTCTTTGGCCTGGCGGCCGGCATTTTTCTGGGTGCCAGTTTTGGCTACCGTAAGCCTTCGGGCGATGTGGGCAAAGACGTGCAGAAACTCCGCGAGGTGCTTACCTACATCCAGGATAAATATGTGGATGACATAAAAACCGACAAGCTGGTGGATGAGTCCATCAAGCACCTGCTTACCAAACTCGACCCGCATTCGGCCTTTATTCCGGCTTCCGACCGGATAGCTGCCAACGAGGATTTGAGAGGAAACTTTGACGGCATCGGCATTGAGTTTAATGTTTTTCAGGATACCATTGTGGTGGTGGCTCCGCTGAGCGGGGGCCCTTCCGAAGCGCTGGGTATCCGCTCGGGCGATAAGATTATTGAAGTGGATAATAAAAATGTAGCCGGCATCGGCATTACCAATGCCGATGTAATGAAACTGCTTAAAGGCCCGCGGGGCACCGAAGTTAAAGTAACCATTAAACGCAGTGGCGTCAACGAACCACTTACGTTTACCATCATCCGCGATAAAATTCCACAATATTCGGTGGACGTGGCCTACATGGTTGACCCAGAAACCGGCTACATTAAAATAAGCCGCTTTGCCGCCACTACCTACGAGGAATTTGCTAAAGCCTTTAAGGAACTTCAGCAAGCCGGCATGAAGAAGCTGGTACTCGACCTGCAGGGTAACCCGGGTGGATACATGAATGTGGCCATTGAAATGGCTGATGATTTTCTGAAAGAAGGCAAAAAGATTGTTTATACCAGCGGCAAGGACAAGCGCCTTAACACCAATGCCACGTCAACCAGGCGGGGCATCTTCGAAGAAGGGGCGTTAATTATTCTGGTGAATGAAGGCAGCGCTTCGGCATCAGAAATTGTTGCCGGTGCCCTTCAGGATAATGACCGTGCACTGATTGTGGGGCGCAGAACCTTCGGCAAAGGGCTTGTGCAACATCCGTTTGACCTGAGCGATGGTTCTGAGCTGCGCCTGACAATTTCACGCTACTATACACCCAGCGGACGCAGCATTCAAAAGCCCTATACCGATGAAGATGAGTATGCCCTCGACATTATGGAACGATACAAAAAAGGCGAATTCTTCCATGCCGACAGCATCAAGTTCAACGATTCGCTGAAGTACACCACAGCCAACGGCCGTACCGTTTACGGTGGCGGAGGCATTATGCCCGATTACTTTGTACCACTGGATACCACCCTGAACAGCCACTATCTGAATGAATTGTACACCTCCACCTCGTTGCAGGAATATACGTTTACCTATGCCGAGAAAAACAAAGCTGAACTGGAGAAAAAGGGATTTGAATATTTCTTAACCAAATTTGTGGTAACCGACCAGATGCTGAACGACCTTGTAAAAGTAGGGCAGCGCAATAAAGTAAAGCCCGACCTGAAAGAACTGAACACCAAAAAGAAACTTTTTCAGATCCATGTAAAAGCCCAGATTGCCCGTAAAATCTGGAACAACAAAGGCCTATACCCCATTCTGAACGAGACCAACGAAATATTTTTGCAGGCATTAAAACTGTTCGACCGCATTCCTGAATTGGATCGGTCAGCAATGTAA
- a CDS encoding nuclear transport factor 2 family protein — protein sequence MKGLCYVALVGLVISVTASAQQPDELYKEISVLDSIVFTAFNRCDIKTFGSMFTEDLEFYHDKGGLTDYLHTINAIKENCERKLGLTRTLVSGSMEVYPIGDFGAVQIASHRFCHVEKGREDCGTFKFVHVWKKDKGTWKISRVISYDH from the coding sequence ATGAAAGGTTTATGTTACGTTGCGCTGGTTGGTTTAGTAATTTCTGTAACGGCATCTGCACAGCAACCCGATGAACTTTATAAAGAAATTAGTGTTCTTGACAGCATTGTTTTTACCGCCTTTAACAGGTGCGATATTAAGACATTTGGTTCCATGTTCACGGAGGATCTGGAGTTTTACCATGATAAAGGTGGGTTAACAGATTACTTACATACAATTAATGCCATAAAAGAAAATTGCGAACGCAAACTCGGGCTTACGCGTACCCTTGTATCCGGCAGTATGGAAGTTTATCCGATTGGCGATTTCGGAGCCGTGCAGATTGCATCACACCGGTTTTGCCATGTTGAGAAGGGCAGGGAAGATTGCGGAACATTTAAGTTTGTCCACGTGTGGAAGAAAGACAAGGGCACCTGGAAGATTTCAAGGGTAATCAGTTATGATCATTAA
- a CDS encoding type II toxin-antitoxin system HicA family toxin, translating into MSYTAKDIIAILERNGFEFKRSKGSHHIYENSTTRKIAVVLVHGNKDMPKGTFFGILKQAGIDKNAL; encoded by the coding sequence TTGAGCTATACGGCCAAAGATATAATAGCTATTTTGGAAAGGAATGGGTTCGAATTCAAACGGTCAAAGGGCAGTCATCACATCTACGAAAATTCAACCACCCGAAAGATTGCAGTTGTGCTTGTTCATGGAAATAAAGACATGCCAAAGGGTACTTTCTTTGGAATTCTGAAGCAGGCAGGTATCGACAAGAACGCGCTGTAA
- a CDS encoding aminotransferase class I/II-fold pyridoxal phosphate-dependent enzyme, whose protein sequence is MRPILSRLPDTGTSIFAIMSKMAAEQGAINLSQGFPDFQVDSVLIDLIHRFMKEGHNQYAPMPGTPALRTIVADVVSKTYNRTINAETEITVTAGGTQALFASIAAFIHPGDEVLVFDPAYDSYNPAIRLNGGVPVHINLTYPDFSIDWNLVKSKITPRTRLIMINTPHNPSGAVLTVADLKHLEKVADENDLIVLSDEVYERIIFDGIRHESVLHYPKLAARSVAVFSFGKTFHATGWKVGYTVAPEELTREIRKAHQFITFSVNTPVQLALAEYMKEPQHYLNLGKFYQTKRDYFLEGIKGSSFEPIACHGSYFQTLSYRAISSLPDRQMSEELTVKHKVASIPVSVFYNDKTDNHLLRFCFAKNEQTLDKAMEILRRL, encoded by the coding sequence ATGAGACCGATTCTTTCACGCCTTCCCGATACAGGAACCTCCATCTTCGCCATCATGTCGAAGATGGCGGCTGAGCAGGGTGCCATTAATCTGTCACAGGGCTTCCCTGATTTTCAGGTTGATTCGGTACTGATTGACCTGATTCACCGGTTTATGAAGGAGGGCCACAATCAGTATGCACCCATGCCGGGCACACCCGCTTTGCGCACCATAGTGGCTGATGTAGTTTCAAAAACTTACAACCGAACGATAAACGCTGAAACGGAAATTACCGTTACCGCTGGCGGAACCCAGGCCCTGTTTGCTTCCATTGCCGCATTCATCCACCCGGGCGATGAAGTACTTGTGTTTGACCCGGCCTATGACTCGTACAACCCGGCTATACGCCTCAATGGCGGAGTGCCCGTGCACATCAACCTTACCTATCCGGATTTTTCGATTGACTGGAATCTTGTAAAATCAAAAATTACCCCGCGTACACGACTGATTATGATCAACACCCCGCACAATCCAAGCGGTGCGGTATTGACCGTTGCAGATTTGAAGCATCTTGAAAAGGTTGCAGACGAAAACGATCTGATTGTGCTGAGCGATGAGGTGTATGAGCGTATTATTTTCGATGGCATAAGGCATGAAAGCGTGCTCCATTATCCGAAACTGGCGGCACGCAGTGTGGCTGTGTTCTCGTTTGGTAAAACCTTTCACGCTACCGGCTGGAAGGTGGGCTATACCGTTGCTCCTGAAGAACTCACCCGCGAAATCCGTAAGGCCCACCAGTTCATTACCTTTTCGGTAAACACACCTGTGCAACTGGCCCTGGCCGAGTACATGAAAGAGCCACAGCATTACCTGAACCTGGGAAAATTTTACCAAACCAAACGCGATTACTTTCTTGAGGGAATAAAAGGATCTTCTTTTGAGCCCATCGCCTGCCATGGATCGTATTTTCAAACGTTGTCATACCGGGCAATTTCATCATTGCCCGATCGCCAGATGTCCGAAGAACTAACAGTTAAGCATAAGGTTGCCTCTATTCCGGTTTCTGTTTTTTATAACGACAAAACCGATAACCACCTGTTACGCTTTTGCTTTGCTAAAAATGAGCAAACGCTGGATAAAGCAATGGAAATTTTAAGAAGGCTTTAA
- the rodA gene encoding rod shape-determining protein RodA has translation MHRQEDISGKMDWLTVLIYLVMVLLGWLNIYAAVYDETVHPNIFDLSLNSGRQLIFIAVSGIIILAILVVDMRFYEAAAYLIYGVVLFLMVLVLVVGKEVGGNKAWLGFGSFGGQPSEFAKFATALVVAKFIGSIGFRMDNLRNQVILFAMIGIPMVIILAQKDTGTALVFTAFVLVFFREGMSPFLMIVGIASAFIFILTLLVENELYLYAGIGVILIISILAGKRKFKRIALLTLGALAVAGVIQSVDYVITDVLKPHQQNRIRALINPDADPLGYGWNVTQSKIAIGSGGFTGKGFLEGTQTKFDFVPEQSTDFIFCTIGEEHGWLGSLVVIGLFVTLLLRIVYLAERQKNRFSRVYGYSVASIFFFHFAINIGMTIGLFPVIGIPLPFFSYGGSALWGFTILLFILLKLDAHRGQVLQRL, from the coding sequence ATGCACAGGCAGGAAGATATATCAGGCAAAATGGATTGGCTTACCGTGCTGATTTACCTGGTTATGGTGTTGCTGGGCTGGCTGAATATTTATGCTGCCGTATATGATGAGACCGTACATCCCAACATTTTTGATTTATCGCTTAACAGCGGCCGGCAACTGATTTTTATTGCCGTATCGGGCATCATCATTTTGGCCATCCTGGTAGTGGACATGCGGTTTTATGAAGCGGCTGCTTACCTTATCTACGGTGTGGTTCTTTTTCTGATGGTGCTGGTGCTGGTGGTGGGTAAAGAAGTGGGCGGCAATAAAGCGTGGCTGGGGTTTGGTTCATTTGGCGGCCAACCTTCGGAGTTCGCCAAGTTCGCCACCGCATTGGTAGTGGCAAAATTTATCGGCTCTATCGGGTTTCGTATGGATAACCTGCGTAACCAGGTTATCCTGTTTGCTATGATCGGCATTCCGATGGTGATCATTCTGGCCCAAAAAGATACCGGCACCGCGCTGGTGTTTACCGCTTTTGTTTTGGTTTTCTTCCGCGAGGGCATGTCGCCTTTCCTGATGATTGTTGGTATTGCCTCGGCATTTATTTTTATTCTCACGCTACTGGTTGAAAATGAACTTTACTTATACGCAGGTATTGGTGTTATTCTGATTATTTCTATCCTGGCCGGAAAGAGAAAATTTAAACGCATTGCCCTGCTTACCCTGGGTGCGCTGGCTGTGGCAGGGGTTATTCAAAGTGTGGATTACGTAATTACTGATGTGCTTAAACCGCATCAGCAAAATCGTATCCGCGCACTAATTAATCCCGATGCCGACCCATTGGGCTACGGCTGGAATGTAACACAATCAAAAATTGCCATCGGCAGCGGAGGGTTTACAGGAAAGGGTTTTCTGGAGGGCACACAAACCAAGTTCGATTTTGTGCCCGAACAGAGCACCGACTTTATTTTCTGCACCATTGGCGAAGAACACGGCTGGCTGGGCAGCCTGGTGGTAATAGGGTTGTTTGTTACGCTGCTGCTGCGGATTGTTTACCTGGCCGAGCGGCAGAAAAACCGGTTTTCCCGTGTATATGGCTACAGTGTAGCCAGCATTTTCTTTTTTCACTTCGCCATCAACATCGGTATGACCATCGGCTTGTTCCCGGTTATTGGCATACCCTTACCCTTCTTCAGCTACGGAGGCTCCGCACTTTGGGGCTTTACCATTTTGCTGTTTATCCTGCTCAAGCTGGATGCACACCGAGGCCAGGTGCTGCAACGGCTGTGA
- a CDS encoding peptide deformylase: MIHPIVVYGDPVLRQRAREIEQGADITELVNDMFETMHAANGIGLAAPQIGKSVRLFVVDGTTLSKDAEEAEPGMEDFKKAFVNPVMIEELGKPWEFEEGCLSIPNIREKVSRKDTLRIRYYDENWNLKEETFDGMKARIIQHEYDHIEGKLFIDYLSPLKKRLLKGKLNDISRGEVDTEYRILAPLRK, encoded by the coding sequence ATGATCCATCCCATTGTAGTCTATGGCGACCCTGTACTGCGGCAACGGGCGCGGGAAATTGAACAAGGGGCCGACATTACCGAACTGGTTAACGACATGTTCGAGACCATGCACGCGGCTAATGGCATTGGCCTGGCTGCCCCTCAGATAGGAAAAAGTGTGCGCCTGTTTGTAGTTGACGGTACCACGCTCAGCAAGGATGCCGAGGAAGCCGAACCCGGTATGGAAGACTTTAAGAAAGCATTTGTAAACCCGGTGATGATCGAAGAACTGGGTAAGCCCTGGGAATTTGAAGAAGGCTGCCTGAGTATTCCAAACATCCGTGAAAAGGTTTCGCGCAAAGATACCCTGCGCATTCGGTATTATGATGAGAACTGGAATTTAAAAGAAGAAACCTTTGATGGGATGAAAGCCCGTATCATCCAGCACGAGTATGATCATATCGAAGGAAAATTATTCATCGACTACCTGTCGCCATTGAAGAAACGGCTGCTTAAAGGGAAGCTAAATGACATCAGCCGGGGTGAGGTGGATACCGAGTACCGCATTCTGGCACCACTAAGGAAGTAA
- a CDS encoding endonuclease/exonuclease/phosphatase family protein, giving the protein MLRILVLSLVAIQAIFALTPPSIPPRGGKKDGSFFSTSVTIMSWNIRYDNPNDGVNAWPNRIQKVAGVIQKYNPDIIGVQEALHHQIQDLLKVLPEYSYVGVGRDDGKEKGEYSAILYRNSRFGVVRSKTIWLSLSGEPGSIGWDAAITRIATWAWLYDKELKQEFVVANTHFDHIGKQARIGSAHYLSGYFSGMMFKESRPLLLTGDFNCERSEETYTHLLKIANGLTDTKPANDATGTYCGFEVGAMECKAIDYIFYSAEWILRNYRVIQDNDGKYYPSDHLPVLAEFELSSAK; this is encoded by the coding sequence ATGCTGCGAATATTGGTGTTGAGTTTAGTGGCCATTCAGGCAATTTTTGCATTAACACCCCCCTCAATCCCCCCTCGAGGGGGGAAGAAAGATGGGAGTTTTTTCTCCACGAGTGTTACCATCATGTCGTGGAATATCCGGTATGACAACCCCAACGATGGCGTAAATGCGTGGCCGAACCGCATACAGAAAGTGGCCGGAGTTATCCAGAAATATAATCCAGATATTATTGGCGTGCAGGAAGCATTGCACCATCAAATTCAGGATTTACTGAAAGTGTTGCCTGAGTACTCGTATGTGGGTGTGGGGCGCGATGATGGAAAAGAAAAGGGCGAATACAGTGCCATTCTTTACCGCAACAGCCGGTTTGGGGTGGTGCGTTCAAAAACCATCTGGCTTTCTCTATCGGGCGAGCCAGGCTCCATTGGGTGGGATGCGGCCATTACCCGTATTGCTACCTGGGCCTGGTTGTACGACAAAGAACTGAAACAGGAATTTGTGGTTGCCAACACCCACTTTGATCACATTGGCAAACAGGCACGCATAGGAAGTGCCCATTACCTTTCTGGATATTTTTCTGGGATGATGTTCAAAGAAAGCCGGCCTTTATTGCTTACGGGTGATTTTAACTGTGAACGCTCGGAAGAAACCTACACCCACCTGTTGAAAATTGCCAATGGTTTAACCGATACCAAACCCGCCAACGATGCCACCGGCACCTACTGTGGTTTTGAAGTAGGCGCTATGGAATGCAAAGCCATTGATTATATTTTTTATTCGGCTGAATGGATACTGCGCAACTACAGGGTAATTCAAGATAATGATGGTAAATACTACCCTTCTGACCACTTGCCGGTATTGGCGGAGTTTGAGCTGAGCAGCGCTAAGTAA
- a CDS encoding homogentisate 1,2-dioxygenase, whose product MYYHRLGKIPPKRHTQFRQPDGSLYKEELVSSEGFSGIYSNLYHINPPTRIKQLKDPVKYGPKLVDDYGLRQTHLNTSKVGTTGEDYLDARKVLLKNTDCSIAICSPRKRKMAYFYKNAEGDEVLFIHDGKGVLISQFGKLEIRQGDYVVIPRTVIYKLEFEEQGPLRLLIVEAASPVETVKRYRNDLGQLLEHSPYCERDIRPPHELITDTSKGEFLMKIKKQGYLHQYVYDYSPLDLVGWDGFLWPYAFSIHDFEPITGRIHMPPPIHQTFQAHNFVICSFVPRLFDYHPLAIPAPYNHSNIDSDEVLYYAEGNFMSRRGIERGSFTLHPGGLPHGPHPGTVEKSIGAKETHELAVMIDTFKPLYLTTDALEFLDKNYPMSWTDVNPNDGFNEVNTP is encoded by the coding sequence ATGTATTACCACCGTCTTGGAAAAATCCCACCGAAGCGCCACACCCAATTTCGCCAGCCCGATGGCAGCCTGTACAAAGAAGAGTTGGTCAGTTCTGAGGGCTTCTCCGGCATTTACTCCAACCTGTACCACATCAACCCGCCCACCCGCATCAAGCAACTGAAAGACCCGGTAAAATACGGGCCGAAACTTGTTGACGATTACGGGCTTCGCCAAACCCACCTCAACACATCGAAAGTTGGCACCACCGGTGAAGATTACCTGGATGCACGCAAGGTGCTGCTTAAAAATACCGATTGTTCCATTGCCATCTGCTCGCCAAGAAAAAGGAAGATGGCCTATTTCTATAAAAATGCCGAAGGAGATGAAGTTCTGTTTATTCATGATGGCAAGGGTGTGCTCATTTCGCAATTCGGTAAACTCGAAATCCGGCAGGGCGACTATGTGGTTATTCCACGCACGGTAATTTATAAACTCGAGTTTGAAGAACAGGGCCCCCTGCGCCTGCTCATTGTAGAGGCGGCATCTCCGGTTGAAACTGTTAAGCGATACCGCAACGACCTGGGCCAGTTATTGGAACACTCGCCCTACTGCGAACGCGACATCCGGCCTCCGCATGAACTGATTACCGATACCAGCAAAGGCGAGTTTCTGATGAAAATAAAAAAACAGGGATACCTGCATCAGTACGTGTACGACTACAGTCCGCTGGATTTGGTGGGCTGGGACGGCTTCCTGTGGCCCTATGCCTTCTCCATTCACGACTTCGAACCGATAACCGGGCGCATCCACATGCCTCCGCCCATACACCAAACGTTTCAGGCGCACAATTTCGTTATCTGCTCATTCGTACCGCGGCTGTTCGATTACCACCCGCTGGCCATCCCTGCGCCCTACAACCACAGCAACATCGACAGCGATGAAGTGCTGTATTATGCCGAAGGAAACTTTATGAGCCGCAGGGGTATTGAGCGCGGATCGTTCACCCTGCACCCGGGCGGTTTGCCTCACGGCCCGCACCCCGGTACGGTAGAAAAAAGCATTGGCGCAAAAGAAACGCACGAACTGGCGGTGATGATTGATACCTTTAAACCGCTGTACCTCACCACCGATGCACTGGAGTTTCTGGACAAGAACTACCCGATGAGCTGGACGGATGTAAATCCGAATGACGGGTTTAATGAGGTGAATACGCCTTAA
- a CDS encoding amidohydrolase, with translation MKITLIQSNLYWEEIASNLSMFEEKIWTIGQNTDVIVLPEMFSTGFTMNAARLAEPMNMTTFKWMKQMAAQTQALMLGSFIVKENNRYYNRLLWMEPSGNFKTYDKRHLFRMAEEHATYASGETRLTGEWKGWRICPLVCYDLRFPVWSRNGYNKATGRMDYDALVYVANWPSARIEAWDTLLKARAIENLCYTVGVNRTGNDGNGIPYNGHSAVYSPKGETLFFEADNERVITIELDAETLTAYREKFPAWRDADAFEVK, from the coding sequence CTGAAAATTACCCTAATCCAGTCGAATCTCTATTGGGAAGAAATTGCCTCCAACCTCTCCATGTTTGAGGAAAAGATCTGGACTATCGGGCAGAACACCGATGTGATTGTGCTGCCCGAAATGTTTTCCACCGGGTTTACCATGAATGCAGCAAGGCTGGCTGAGCCCATGAACATGACCACATTTAAGTGGATGAAACAGATGGCCGCGCAAACGCAGGCGTTGATGCTGGGTAGTTTTATTGTTAAGGAAAACAACCGGTACTATAATCGCCTGCTGTGGATGGAGCCCAGCGGAAATTTTAAAACATACGACAAGCGCCATCTCTTTCGGATGGCCGAAGAGCATGCAACCTATGCTTCGGGCGAAACCCGATTAACAGGCGAGTGGAAAGGCTGGCGCATTTGCCCGCTGGTATGCTATGATTTGCGCTTTCCGGTGTGGAGCCGCAACGGCTATAATAAAGCAACAGGCCGCATGGACTATGACGCGCTTGTTTATGTAGCCAATTGGCCATCAGCAAGAATAGAGGCATGGGATACACTGCTCAAAGCCCGCGCTATTGAAAACCTCTGTTACACGGTGGGCGTAAACCGCACAGGCAATGACGGCAACGGCATACCCTACAACGGGCACTCAGCTGTGTATTCCCCGAAAGGGGAGACACTGTTTTTTGAAGCGGATAACGAAAGGGTTATAACCATTGAACTCGATGCCGAAACACTAACAGCCTACCGCGAAAAATTCCCTGCCTGGCGCGATGCAGACGCGTTTGAGGTCAAGTAG
- a CDS encoding hemerythrin domain-containing protein has product MSTSALPSKRITQLVEENYVHAYVLYYFGIRFDDYPEQTLEKVCADKGLNLHQVVKELENPGLLREEHVPLGTYPVDLIIEYLKHAHFMFIKHKLPYIARLVNDFKASHDDYRLVERDLKVVFPLFVEDFIHHIYEEEDTLFRYILALDRAAKGKYIPTRLYYLIEKHSVQKFAIEHEVHDDEMEGIRRITNNYTLPAQAPLHVKVIYNELKEFEKSLVTHARIENDILFPKAMVLETKVKQQFFERIRLN; this is encoded by the coding sequence ATGAGTACATCGGCATTACCGTCAAAACGCATTACCCAATTGGTGGAGGAGAATTATGTGCATGCGTATGTGCTGTACTATTTCGGCATCCGGTTCGATGACTACCCTGAGCAAACCCTTGAAAAAGTATGTGCTGATAAAGGCCTGAACCTGCACCAGGTGGTAAAAGAGTTGGAAAACCCCGGGTTACTTCGCGAAGAGCATGTGCCCCTGGGTACTTACCCGGTCGATTTGATTATCGAATATCTGAAGCACGCGCATTTTATGTTCATTAAACATAAACTGCCCTACATTGCCAGGCTGGTAAACGATTTTAAGGCCTCGCATGATGACTACCGCCTGGTGGAACGCGACTTAAAAGTGGTGTTCCCGCTTTTTGTTGAAGATTTTATTCATCACATCTACGAAGAAGAGGATACCCTCTTTCGGTATATTCTTGCCTTGGATCGTGCTGCAAAAGGAAAGTACATCCCCACCCGCCTGTACTACCTTATTGAAAAACATTCCGTACAGAAGTTTGCCATTGAGCACGAGGTACATGATGATGAGATGGAAGGCATCCGCAGGATAACCAACAATTACACGTTGCCTGCCCAGGCTCCCCTGCACGTAAAGGTTATTTACAACGAGTTGAAGGAATTTGAAAAGAGCCTCGTTACCCATGCGCGCATTGAGAATGACATTCTCTTCCCCAAAGCGATGGTGCTGGAAACTAAAGTGAAACAACAGTTTTTTGAACGCATCCGCCTGAATTGA
- the ruvX gene encoding Holliday junction resolvase RuvX, with product MGRILAIDYGVKRTGLAVTDPLKIIATALETVPTSGLLKYLKVYCQNESVDAFVIGMPKTLSNQDSATAPEVRRFIQTLRTEFPGIPIHEADERFTSTLAQRAMIEGGMKKKDRQVKGNVDKISAVLILQAFMDSTR from the coding sequence ATGGGCAGAATACTGGCCATTGATTACGGAGTGAAACGAACCGGCCTGGCTGTTACTGATCCGTTGAAGATAATTGCAACAGCACTGGAGACGGTACCTACATCCGGTTTACTAAAATATCTGAAAGTCTATTGTCAGAATGAATCGGTAGATGCTTTTGTGATTGGGATGCCCAAAACACTCAGCAACCAGGATTCGGCTACAGCGCCTGAGGTCAGGAGGTTTATTCAAACACTCCGCACGGAGTTTCCCGGTATCCCAATTCATGAAGCGGATGAACGCTTTACCAGTACCCTGGCTCAGCGAGCAATGATTGAGGGTGGGATGAAAAAGAAAGACAGACAGGTGAAAGGAAACGTGGATAAGATAAGTGCGGTGCTGATCTTGCAGGCGTTTATGGATTCAACCCGGTAA